A stretch of the Cumulibacter soli genome encodes the following:
- a CDS encoding NAD(P)/FAD-dependent oxidoreductase, with translation MDQTIDCDLLIVGAGPAGLFAAYYAGFRELSTVIVDSLPEPGGQVSALYPEKIIYDVAGFPEIKGQTLVDQLVEQADQYKPTYLLTHRAEHLESYDEYVEVVTSKDAVIHAKAVIITGGIGTFTPRPLPDAAEYEGHGLRYFVPKLDDLRDQDVLIVGGGDSAFDWAESLEGIARSRTLIHRREQFRAHEGSVAKVLASDTEVLTPFEVAKIHGGDAITSVDIFHSKTDERRTLKVQAVVAALGFVADMGAFASWGITQRKRHLVVDAAMRTNVPRVFAAGDIIDYDSDADAKVRLIAVGFGEAATAVNNAVPVIRPGSKVFPGHSSDPH, from the coding sequence ATGGACCAGACCATTGACTGCGACCTACTCATCGTCGGCGCCGGACCCGCGGGCCTGTTCGCGGCGTACTACGCAGGATTCCGCGAGCTCAGCACCGTCATCGTCGACTCACTGCCCGAGCCGGGCGGTCAGGTCAGCGCCCTCTACCCCGAGAAAATCATCTACGACGTGGCTGGCTTCCCCGAGATCAAGGGTCAGACGCTCGTCGACCAACTGGTCGAGCAGGCCGACCAGTACAAGCCAACGTATCTGTTGACACACCGTGCCGAGCACCTTGAGTCTTACGACGAGTACGTCGAGGTCGTGACCAGCAAGGACGCCGTAATCCATGCGAAAGCAGTGATCATCACCGGCGGAATCGGCACGTTCACGCCGCGCCCGCTGCCTGACGCCGCCGAGTACGAAGGACACGGGCTGCGGTACTTCGTACCCAAATTGGATGACCTGCGCGATCAAGACGTTCTGATCGTCGGCGGCGGAGATTCGGCATTCGACTGGGCCGAGAGCCTCGAGGGTATCGCGCGTTCGCGCACTCTGATTCACCGCCGCGAACAGTTTCGCGCGCACGAGGGATCTGTGGCAAAGGTGCTGGCCAGCGACACCGAAGTGCTCACCCCGTTCGAAGTTGCCAAGATCCATGGCGGTGACGCGATCACCAGCGTCGACATCTTTCACAGCAAGACCGATGAGCGGCGCACTCTCAAGGTCCAAGCGGTTGTGGCTGCGCTCGGGTTCGTCGCGGACATGGGGGCGTTCGCCTCGTGGGGCATCACCCAGCGCAAGCGTCATCTCGTCGTGGACGCCGCGATGCGCACTAACGTGCCCCGGGTGTTTGCGGCCGGAGACATCATCGATTACGACAGCGACGCGGACGCAAAGGTGCGGCTGATCGCAGTCGGATTCGGTGAGGCCGCGACCGCAGTCAACAACGCCGTACCGGTGATCAGGCCCGGGTCGAAGGTGTTCCCCGGGCACTCTTCCGACCCGCATTAG
- the mca gene encoding mycothiol conjugate amidase Mca, with the protein MNDTEQLRLMAVHAHPDDESSKGAATMARYVREGVDVVVVTCTGGERGSVLNPALDTPETWERISEIRRAEMERAREILGVKQWWLGFVDSGLPEGDPLPPLPEGCFALAPLEETVPRLVEMIRRDRPHVMLTYDENGGYPHPDHIMTHTVSMAALEAAADPAYHPELGEPWQVLKTYYHMNFSRARMEAIDAYLEQHGHEAAYKEWLASWGDRPDMFHRITTRVPCGEYFEVRDDALRAHATQVDPEGRWFAVSMEAQQTAWPTEDYELAVSHVTSSMPEDDLFAGVREYLSKEAS; encoded by the coding sequence ATGAACGACACCGAACAGTTGCGCCTGATGGCCGTGCACGCCCATCCAGATGATGAGTCCAGCAAGGGCGCCGCGACGATGGCGAGGTACGTTCGCGAGGGTGTAGATGTCGTGGTCGTGACCTGCACCGGCGGTGAACGGGGCAGCGTGCTCAACCCGGCACTCGATACGCCGGAAACGTGGGAACGGATCAGTGAGATCCGCCGGGCGGAGATGGAACGCGCGCGCGAGATCCTCGGCGTCAAACAGTGGTGGCTCGGCTTCGTCGATTCCGGTCTGCCGGAGGGGGACCCGCTGCCGCCGCTCCCGGAGGGCTGCTTCGCGCTGGCGCCGTTGGAGGAAACTGTGCCACGGCTGGTGGAGATGATTCGCCGGGACCGCCCGCACGTGATGTTGACGTATGACGAGAACGGTGGGTACCCGCACCCCGACCACATCATGACCCACACGGTGTCGATGGCGGCTTTGGAAGCAGCGGCCGATCCGGCGTACCACCCGGAGCTCGGTGAACCGTGGCAGGTGCTGAAGACCTATTACCACATGAATTTCTCGCGCGCGCGGATGGAAGCCATCGACGCGTATCTTGAACAGCATGGGCACGAAGCTGCCTATAAGGAATGGCTCGCGAGTTGGGGTGATCGGCCCGATATGTTTCACCGGATCACCACCCGGGTGCCGTGTGGCGAGTACTTCGAGGTGCGCGACGATGCGTTACGCGCGCACGCGACGCAGGTCGATCCCGAAGGGCGGTGGTTCGCGGTGTCGATGGAAGCGCAGCAAACTGCGTGGCCGACCGAGGACTACGAACTTGCGGTCTCGCACGTCACCTCGAGCATGCCCGAGGACGACCTGTTCGCCGGTGTGCGCGAGTACCTGAGCAAGGAGGCGTCATGA
- the greA gene encoding transcription elongation factor GreA, translating into MSDPGKTWLTQAAFDKLQSELDELIANRPAVAAEINERREEGDLKENGGYHAAREEQGRQEGRIRQLEELIRNAEIGEAPDPNSGVGIGSVVTIQYVGDDDTEKFLIGSREIGATTDLQVYSPESAIGGALTGHKVGDEVTYETPTGASITVKVLGVETFIP; encoded by the coding sequence GTGTCCGATCCCGGCAAGACCTGGCTGACCCAGGCCGCGTTCGACAAGCTGCAGTCGGAGCTCGACGAGCTGATCGCCAACCGTCCCGCCGTAGCGGCCGAGATCAACGAACGCCGCGAAGAAGGCGATCTCAAGGAGAACGGCGGTTACCACGCCGCTCGCGAAGAGCAGGGCAGGCAGGAAGGCCGTATTCGTCAGCTCGAGGAGTTGATCCGCAACGCGGAGATCGGCGAGGCGCCGGATCCGAATTCCGGGGTTGGCATCGGCAGTGTGGTCACCATTCAGTACGTCGGCGACGACGACACCGAGAAGTTCCTGATCGGCTCGCGCGAAATCGGCGCGACCACGGATCTCCAGGTTTACTCCCCTGAATCGGCCATCGGTGGCGCGCTTACCGGTCACAAGGTCGGTGACGAGGTCACCTACGAAACGCCCACCGGAGCGAGCATCACCGTGAAGGTGCTCGGGGTCGAGACCTTCATCCCGTAA
- a CDS encoding SGNH/GDSL hydrolase family protein, with protein MGQFARRLVSMIGAIGIGVTGASAAAGALLLAEARTARRRVEQYTPVDDPPTGNGIWGDGAGEPIVLAILGDSSAVGLGVDEVESTPGVLIAAGLSRLAGRPVQLTRHAISGAESRHLDQQVTDVLPETPDVAVIMIGANDVTARTDPKVATTYLGDAVRRLRSAGVHVVVATCPDLGTVRPIPQPLRTIARKWSRDMAAAQIVAVLQAGGRTVALGSSLGPTFARYDELWSDDGFHPSAAGYATAASFVLPSVADALGYWPISRGDIRKKALARRKRNITTTAARSSQQTGSEVTSDEVTTLDGHRQDRARISRLLPVPLPVPRRPPGSHPDLIADLAATDDADNSATEE; from the coding sequence ATGGGTCAATTTGCGCGACGACTGGTCTCGATGATCGGCGCTATCGGTATAGGTGTCACGGGCGCGTCTGCCGCGGCCGGCGCACTTCTTCTCGCCGAAGCGCGCACCGCTCGCCGACGCGTCGAGCAATACACTCCCGTCGACGATCCCCCCACCGGAAACGGAATCTGGGGCGACGGCGCGGGCGAACCGATCGTGCTGGCGATTCTCGGTGACTCCTCAGCGGTCGGACTTGGCGTCGATGAGGTCGAGTCGACGCCCGGTGTGTTGATCGCCGCCGGTCTGTCGCGGTTAGCCGGTCGTCCGGTGCAACTGACCAGGCACGCGATCAGCGGAGCCGAATCTCGTCATCTAGACCAGCAAGTCACCGACGTCCTGCCCGAAACACCCGATGTTGCCGTGATCATGATCGGCGCGAACGACGTCACGGCCCGCACCGATCCGAAAGTCGCGACGACCTATCTCGGCGACGCCGTACGCCGGCTGCGCTCCGCGGGCGTACACGTCGTTGTCGCTACCTGTCCCGACCTAGGTACGGTGCGGCCGATTCCGCAACCGCTGCGCACGATTGCCCGAAAGTGGAGCCGCGATATGGCCGCAGCGCAGATCGTCGCTGTGCTGCAGGCCGGCGGGCGCACGGTTGCCCTCGGCTCATCTCTGGGCCCGACGTTCGCACGGTACGACGAACTGTGGAGCGATGACGGCTTCCACCCCTCGGCCGCCGGGTACGCCACCGCGGCGTCGTTCGTGCTGCCATCCGTGGCCGATGCCCTCGGGTATTGGCCCATCTCCCGCGGCGACATCCGAAAGAAGGCGCTGGCGCGTCGCAAACGCAACATCACGACCACCGCCGCCCGGTCCTCTCAGCAGACCGGCTCCGAGGTGACCAGTGATGAGGTCACCACCCTTGATGGACACCGCCAGGACCGGGCGCGGATCAGCCGTTTGCTGCCCGTGCCGCTACCGGTTCCGCGGCGCCCTCCTGGCAGCCATCCCGACCTCATCGCCGACCTCGCTGCCA